One Kitasatospora sp. MAP12-44 DNA segment encodes these proteins:
- a CDS encoding MarR family transcriptional regulator, with the protein MEMPVTERLGLHIKRVEQELMAAKHAALRPLGLTVPQYVALYTLDDQPGLSAAALARACLVTPQTIATVLANLEAKGLITRQPHPWHRKVVEVRLTDDGRRLLAQADTKAVAIERRIADGFSPQEHALLIDLLARASSQLTLEP; encoded by the coding sequence ATGGAGATGCCGGTCACCGAACGCCTCGGGCTGCACATCAAGCGGGTGGAGCAGGAGCTGATGGCGGCCAAGCACGCCGCGCTCCGGCCGCTCGGGTTGACGGTTCCGCAGTACGTCGCGCTGTACACGCTCGATGACCAGCCGGGACTCTCCGCCGCCGCGCTCGCCCGCGCCTGCCTGGTCACCCCGCAGACCATCGCCACCGTGCTCGCCAACCTGGAGGCGAAGGGGCTGATCACCCGCCAGCCGCATCCCTGGCATCGCAAGGTGGTCGAGGTGCGCCTCACCGACGACGGACGCCGACTACTCGCGCAGGCCGACACGAAGGCCGTCGCCATCGAGCGGCGGATCGCTGACGGCTTCAGCCCCCAGGAACACGCTCTGCTGATCGACCTGCTGGCCCGCGCATCGAGTCAACTGACCCTCGAGCCCTAG
- a CDS encoding alpha/beta fold hydrolase codes for MADPEPLDHVVAGAGPGLVLIHGTGADATSNWGALIDAMRDRYTVVAPNLPGAGATPVDPAPTDLDALADRVVATAQAAGLERFHLVGHSLGAAVATAMAARHPAAVTSLVLHAGWVRTTPREAFMFDLWARLLRTDPALLAGQLILTAMGPGLLDTLDDAQFAELTAGFTAMLDERILGQIELDSRIDLRDAVGRITAPTLVLASTDDQIIPTRHQRELAAAIHQADYLQVPGGHGLPFEDPARFFSIIAERVDQRQAQGQS; via the coding sequence TTGGCCGACCCTGAACCGCTTGATCACGTCGTCGCCGGGGCCGGCCCGGGCCTGGTCCTGATCCACGGCACTGGCGCTGACGCGACCTCGAACTGGGGCGCTCTCATCGACGCGATGCGTGACCGGTACACCGTCGTCGCCCCGAACCTGCCCGGCGCCGGCGCCACCCCTGTCGACCCGGCACCGACCGACCTGGACGCACTCGCCGACCGGGTCGTCGCCACCGCCCAGGCCGCTGGACTGGAACGGTTTCACCTGGTCGGTCACTCACTGGGCGCCGCCGTCGCCACGGCCATGGCCGCCCGGCACCCTGCGGCCGTGACCTCGCTCGTCCTGCACGCCGGATGGGTCAGGACGACCCCGCGCGAGGCGTTCATGTTCGACCTGTGGGCGCGCCTGCTGCGTACCGACCCAGCCCTACTGGCCGGCCAGTTGATCCTCACCGCGATGGGGCCCGGTCTCCTCGACACCCTCGACGACGCGCAGTTCGCCGAACTGACCGCAGGTTTCACAGCCATGCTGGATGAGCGAATCCTCGGGCAGATAGAACTCGACAGCCGAATCGACCTACGTGACGCGGTGGGCCGGATCACCGCGCCCACACTCGTGCTGGCGAGCACCGACGATCAGATCATCCCGACGCGCCACCAGCGCGAACTGGCCGCCGCGATCCACCAGGCCGACTACCTCCAGGTTCCCGGCGGCCACGGTCTGCCGTTCGAGGACCCTGCGCGGTTCTTCTCGATCATCGCCGAGCGCGTGGACCAGCGCCAAGCACAGGGCCAGAGCTGA
- a CDS encoding Crp/Fnr family transcriptional regulator: MITVPAGLPGPATERQQSPADRNLDDRVPFLARLEREDRSTLLSLGRRISYPARSVVMRQEEPSDHIILILQGWMKVTAAAANGYEALLALRGPGDIVGESAALTGRPRAATVTALELVDAVAIDRQHFTDYLQQKPNVALQLLALGTDRLRAADRRRLDFAALTVRQRLCGLLLELARSHGNPTDEGIMISVPLSQQELAGSVGASREAVARLLKELRERGAVITRRRCLVIARPDVLSRIH; the protein is encoded by the coding sequence ATGATCACCGTGCCCGCCGGCCTACCTGGCCCGGCAACAGAACGACAGCAGAGCCCTGCGGACCGCAACCTCGACGACCGGGTGCCGTTCCTCGCCCGACTGGAGCGGGAGGATCGCAGCACCCTGCTCTCGCTGGGCCGCCGCATCTCCTATCCAGCGAGATCCGTGGTCATGCGGCAGGAGGAACCCTCCGACCACATCATCCTGATCCTGCAAGGTTGGATGAAGGTCACGGCCGCCGCGGCCAACGGTTACGAGGCCCTGCTCGCACTGCGCGGCCCAGGCGACATCGTCGGTGAGTCGGCGGCGCTCACCGGGCGCCCGAGAGCAGCCACGGTGACCGCACTCGAACTCGTCGACGCCGTCGCCATCGACCGCCAGCATTTCACCGACTACCTGCAGCAAAAGCCCAACGTGGCCCTGCAGTTGCTGGCCCTGGGGACCGACCGGCTGCGCGCCGCGGATCGCCGGCGGCTCGACTTCGCCGCGCTCACCGTTCGCCAGCGGCTCTGCGGACTGCTGCTCGAACTCGCCCGCAGCCACGGCAATCCGACCGACGAAGGCATCATGATCTCCGTGCCGCTCAGCCAGCAGGAGCTGGCGGGATCGGTGGGCGCGTCCCGTGAAGCTGTCGCCCGGCTGCTCAAGGAACTGCGCGAGCGCGGCGCGGTGATCACCCGCCGCCGCTGCCTTGTCATCGCCCGCCCAGACGTCCTGAGCCGGATCCACTGA